A window of the Gasterosteus aculeatus chromosome 21, fGasAcu3.hap1.1, whole genome shotgun sequence genome harbors these coding sequences:
- the crygn2 gene encoding gamma-crystallin N-B: MSQYSGKITFYEGKCFTGRKLEVRGDCDNFQDRGFMNRVNSIRVESGAWICYDHPDFKGQQYILEHGEYPEFQRWNSHNDHMGSCKPIRMHGEQYRVELFEACSFSGQCVEICDDCPFLQSRGFSKSCINSVKVYGDGAWVMYEEPNFRGRMYVVERGDYCSHNEWQAQNANIQSIRRVVNYF; the protein is encoded by the exons ATGTCTCAGTACTCTGGAAAG ATCACCTTCTACGAGGGGAAATGTTTCACCGGCAGGAAGCTGGAGGTCAGGGGAGACTGTGATAACTTCCAGGACCGCGGGTTCATGAACAG GGTGAACTCCATCCGTGTGGAGAGCGGAGCCTGGATCTGCTACGACCACCCCGACTTCAAGGGCCAGCAGTACATCCTGGAGCACGGGGAGTACCCAGAGTTCCAGAGGTGGAACTCCCACAACGACCACATGGGATCCTGCAAGCCCATCCGCATG CACGGGGAGCAGTACCGCGTGGAGCTGTTCGAGGCCTGCAGCTTCTCGGGTCAGTGCGTGGAGATCTGCGACGACTGCCCCTTCCTGCAGAGCCGCGGCTTCTCAAAGAGCTGCATCAACTCCGTCAAGGTGTACGGCGACGGAGC CTGGGTGATGTACGAGGAGCCCAACTTCCGCGGGCGCATGTACGTGGTGGAGAGGGGAGACTACTGCAGCCACAACGAGTGGCAGGCCCAGAACGCCAACATCCAGTCCATCCGCAGGGTGGTGAACTACTTCTAA
- the LOC144390161 gene encoding uncharacterized protein LOC144390161 isoform X1 encodes MCLCVCGWENFTSPASYLNRMSCCCCVSPSGGLEGTRRKERLVGREEEQEEQEQSRRSMDVSLLREQYRCSREEQRHVLLRTVSEELSEAVTQGLALPWEALGGMPPVTFDPDPTTCRDPWRLDPGRCESSPETTRSSFRRSSSSSESCSTTDGVNADGSKPEPDQSSGSRGGHPPCSDESSAPTSSLLEDLKDDASVLQTCCKAPALRLTRQLSLGGVGSSNAVHQNQNHHPFPNRKTPRISEAARRLGMYSSF; translated from the exons atgtgtttgtgtgtgtgtgggtgggagaACTTTACCAGTCCAGCTTCCTACCTGAACAG gatgtcctgctgctgctgcgtgagTCCGAGTGGGGGGCTTGAGG GGACCAGGAGGAAGGAGCGCTTGGTGGGgcgcgaggaggagcaggaggagcaggagcagagcaggaggagcatgGACGTGTCTCTGCTCAGAGAGCAGTACaggtgcagcagagaggagcagagacacGTGCTGCTGAGGACAG TGTCGGAGGAGCTGTCGGAGGCCGTCACTCAGGGTTTGGCGTTGCCATGGGAAGCGCTCGGGGGTATGCCaccggtgacctttgaccccgacCCAACGACCTGCAGAGACCCGTGGCGCCTGGACCCTGGCCGGTGCGAGTCGTCCCCTGAAACGACTCGCAGTTCCTTCCG ACGCTCCTCGTCTTCATCAGAGTCCTGCAGCACCACGGACGGCGTCAACGCTGACGGGTCCAAACCAGAACCAGATCAGAGCAGTGGATCCAGAGGGGGTCACCCCCCCTGCTCTGATGAAAGCTCCGCCCCCACCAGCAGCCTGCTCGAAGACCTGAAGGACGACGCCTCAGTGCTGCAGACCTGCTGCAAGGCCCCGGCCCTGAGGTTAACCAGGCAGCTGAGTCTAGGGGGCGTTGGCTCCTCCAATGCGGTCcatcagaaccagaaccaccaCCCCTTCCCAAACAGGAAGACCCCAAGGATCTCGGAAGCCGCCAGGAGGCTTGGGATGTACTCGTCTTTCTGA
- the LOC144390161 gene encoding uncharacterized protein LOC144390161 isoform X2 — MSCCCCVSPSGGLEGTRRKERLVGREEEQEEQEQSRRSMDVSLLREQYRCSREEQRHVLLRTVSEELSEAVTQGLALPWEALGGMPPVTFDPDPTTCRDPWRLDPGRCESSPETTRSSFRRSSSSSESCSTTDGVNADGSKPEPDQSSGSRGGHPPCSDESSAPTSSLLEDLKDDASVLQTCCKAPALRLTRQLSLGGVGSSNAVHQNQNHHPFPNRKTPRISEAARRLGMYSSF; from the exons atgtcctgctgctgctgcgtgagTCCGAGTGGGGGGCTTGAGG GGACCAGGAGGAAGGAGCGCTTGGTGGGgcgcgaggaggagcaggaggagcaggagcagagcaggaggagcatgGACGTGTCTCTGCTCAGAGAGCAGTACaggtgcagcagagaggagcagagacacGTGCTGCTGAGGACAG TGTCGGAGGAGCTGTCGGAGGCCGTCACTCAGGGTTTGGCGTTGCCATGGGAAGCGCTCGGGGGTATGCCaccggtgacctttgaccccgacCCAACGACCTGCAGAGACCCGTGGCGCCTGGACCCTGGCCGGTGCGAGTCGTCCCCTGAAACGACTCGCAGTTCCTTCCG ACGCTCCTCGTCTTCATCAGAGTCCTGCAGCACCACGGACGGCGTCAACGCTGACGGGTCCAAACCAGAACCAGATCAGAGCAGTGGATCCAGAGGGGGTCACCCCCCCTGCTCTGATGAAAGCTCCGCCCCCACCAGCAGCCTGCTCGAAGACCTGAAGGACGACGCCTCAGTGCTGCAGACCTGCTGCAAGGCCCCGGCCCTGAGGTTAACCAGGCAGCTGAGTCTAGGGGGCGTTGGCTCCTCCAATGCGGTCcatcagaaccagaaccaccaCCCCTTCCCAAACAGGAAGACCCCAAGGATCTCGGAAGCCGCCAGGAGGCTTGGGATGTACTCGTCTTTCTGA
- the LOC144390161 gene encoding uncharacterized protein LOC144390161 isoform X3 — MDVSLLREQYRCSREEQRHVLLRTVSEELSEAVTQGLALPWEALGGMPPVTFDPDPTTCRDPWRLDPGRCESSPETTRSSFRRSSSSSESCSTTDGVNADGSKPEPDQSSGSRGGHPPCSDESSAPTSSLLEDLKDDASVLQTCCKAPALRLTRQLSLGGVGSSNAVHQNQNHHPFPNRKTPRISEAARRLGMYSSF; from the exons atgGACGTGTCTCTGCTCAGAGAGCAGTACaggtgcagcagagaggagcagagacacGTGCTGCTGAGGACAG TGTCGGAGGAGCTGTCGGAGGCCGTCACTCAGGGTTTGGCGTTGCCATGGGAAGCGCTCGGGGGTATGCCaccggtgacctttgaccccgacCCAACGACCTGCAGAGACCCGTGGCGCCTGGACCCTGGCCGGTGCGAGTCGTCCCCTGAAACGACTCGCAGTTCCTTCCG ACGCTCCTCGTCTTCATCAGAGTCCTGCAGCACCACGGACGGCGTCAACGCTGACGGGTCCAAACCAGAACCAGATCAGAGCAGTGGATCCAGAGGGGGTCACCCCCCCTGCTCTGATGAAAGCTCCGCCCCCACCAGCAGCCTGCTCGAAGACCTGAAGGACGACGCCTCAGTGCTGCAGACCTGCTGCAAGGCCCCGGCCCTGAGGTTAACCAGGCAGCTGAGTCTAGGGGGCGTTGGCTCCTCCAATGCGGTCcatcagaaccagaaccaccaCCCCTTCCCAAACAGGAAGACCCCAAGGATCTCGGAAGCCGCCAGGAGGCTTGGGATGTACTCGTCTTTCTGA
- the nub1 gene encoding NEDD8 ultimate buster 1 yields MSAQNTEAKLKQMLKGEKIQLWNPPFSDESGDAGPQHMEELAERYAPLLRLPVTEVGGALELIRQQAVKRGKERQRFRETSVATLELLLPRDNRKETRTKSYLETRLDARVQELVDRIGEDFGLKYIKLILNGRTLCVDQPLDQQGVKNHSKVMVLKVSDAEWKLQLSEEEEKEKNQKESLQRTQKGFQILSERDGSEDSSPFLEIADQRGNPLTIPPQEKKALILAMGFHEKGRSLMKKKQFDLALCHLLQADQQFSRCGSALLASVDNFAVLQLDVVWCYRALEALSCLEDGRSRLQRAEDCFLRCYGERQQRLLMIKGNTGREEVLFLRLHLLQSLLSYVEGNDAQARHQLSKVEALYTRLCLDSEKMAQLMSLGFTEREARLGLRACEGDLQEAAIHIGNQRQEREELKQRERKRRSRRMEAISSLTELGYSRRDAARALQHADGDVDVAYGILLDSGGSAQATGSHSEGSVEQLLYLGFQRDVSEAALRLTGGDVQLATQLLLDQQGVLSPELLSESPSSEEPSTSTGDVSTEDSELVNEALEDIARHEEDYLDLNLEEESELIATMKTYLSPAHSV; encoded by the exons ATGTCTGCTCAGAACACGGAGGCGAAGTTGAAGCAGATGTTGAAGGGGGAGAAGATCCAGCTGTGGAATCCTCCGTTCAGTGATGAGAGCGGCGATGCAGGTCCTCAGCACATGGAG GAGCTGGCAGAGCGCTACGCCCCTCTGCTCCGCCTGCCAGTGACGGAGGTGGGCGGAGCTCTGGAGCTCATCAGGCAGCAGGCGGTGAAACGGGGCAAAGAGAGGCAGAGGTTCAGAGAGACGAGCGTCGCCACGCTGGAGCTCCTGCTGCCCCGGGACAacaggaag GAAACGAGGACCAAGAGCTACCTGGAGACGAGGCTGGACGCGAGGGTGCAGGAGCTGGTggacag GATCGGAGAAGACTTCGGCCTGAAATACATCAAGCTGATCCTCAACGGGAGAACTCTGTGTGTCG ACCAGCCTCTGGACCAGCAGGGGGTGAAGAACCACAGCAAGGTGATGGTGCTGAAGGTCAGTGACGCGGAGTGGAAGCTCCAgctcagcgaggaggaggagaaggagaagaaccaGAAGGAGAGCCTCCAGAGGACCCAGAAGGGCTTCCAGATCCTGTCCGAGCGAG ATGGCAGTGAAGACTCCTCCCCTTTCCTGGAGATTGCTGACCAGAGAGGGAACCCTCTCACGATCCCCCCCCAGGAGAAGaag GCTCTGATCCTGGCGATGGGTTTCCATGAGAAAGGTCGTTctctgatgaagaagaagcagtttgACCTCGCGCTGTGTCACCTGCTGCAGGCCGACCAGCAGTTCAG TCGCTGTGGCTCCGCCCTGCTGGCGTCTGTGGATAACTTTGCCGTGCTGCAGCTGGACGTGGTTTGGTGCTACCGAGCTCTGGAGGCTTTGTCCTGCCTGGAGGACGGACGCAGTCGCCTACAGAGAGCCGAGGACTGCTTCCTGCGCTGCTACGGCGAGCGGCAGCAGCGGTTGCTCATGATCAAG GGTAACACGGGCAGAGAGGAGGTGTTGTTCCTGCGGCTGCACCTCCTTCAGAGCCTCCTCTCCTACGTCGAAGGGAACGACGCTCAGGCCCGACACCAGCTGTCCAAA GTGGAGGCCCTGTACACTCGTCTCTGTCTGGACTCTGAGAAAATGGCTCAGCTGATGTCTCTGGGCTTCACTGAGCGAGAAGCTCGGCTGGGACTCCGAGCCTGTgagggagacctgcaggaggccgCCATCCACATCGGCAACCAGAGACAG GAACGAGAGGAGctgaagcagagggagaggaagaggaggagcaggaggatggAGGCCATCTCCAGCCTCACTGAGCTCGGTTACTCCAGGAGAGACGCCGCCAGAGCCCTGCAGCACGCTGACGGAGACGTGGACGTGGCGTATGGA ATCCTGCTGGACTCCGGTGGATCGGCTCAGGCCACAGGCAGCCACAGCGAGGGCTCCGTGGAGCAG ctcttgTACCTGGGCTTCCAGAGGGACGTCTCCGAGGCCGCTCTCAGACTGACGGGCGGAGACGTCCAGTTGGCgactcagctgctgctggaccagCAGGGTGTCCTCTCGCCGGAGCTGCTGTCAGAGTCCCCGTCCTCCGAGGAGCCCAGCACCTCTACAG GAGACGTGTCCACGGAGGACAGCGAGCTGGTGAACGAGGCCTTGGAGGACATTGCTCGTCACGAGGAGGACTACCTGGACCtgaacctggaggaggagagcgagctcATCGCCACCATGAAGACCTACCTGAGCCCCGCCCACAGCGTGTGA